Proteins encoded by one window of Xanthomonas sp. DAR 80977:
- a CDS encoding flagellar motor protein → MDKLSLIGLLLAIASLVGGSILKGAGVSALWSPAAFVIVIVGTVAAILVHTPPAVFRRAFQIAKWILHPPSSDRHALLQQIVEWSNIARRQGLLGLENQVQQQDDPFVRKGLQMLVDGVEPESIRHMLEIDLDGQEHCDLAAAKVFEGMGIYAPTLGIIGAVLGLIAVMKNLADPSKLGHGIAAAFTATIYGIASANLLFLPMASKLKSVIKHSSGEREMIIEGLIAIAQGENPRNIESKLAGFLH, encoded by the coding sequence ATGGACAAACTCAGTCTCATTGGCTTGCTGTTGGCGATCGCCTCGCTGGTCGGCGGCAGCATCCTCAAGGGCGCCGGCGTTTCCGCGCTGTGGTCGCCGGCCGCGTTCGTGATCGTGATCGTCGGCACCGTCGCCGCGATCCTGGTGCACACGCCGCCGGCGGTGTTCCGGCGCGCGTTCCAGATCGCCAAGTGGATCCTGCATCCGCCGTCCAGCGACCGCCACGCGCTGCTGCAGCAGATCGTGGAGTGGAGCAACATCGCCCGCCGCCAGGGCCTGCTCGGCCTGGAGAACCAGGTCCAGCAGCAGGACGACCCGTTCGTGCGCAAGGGCCTGCAGATGCTGGTCGACGGGGTGGAGCCGGAATCGATCCGGCACATGCTGGAGATCGACCTGGACGGCCAGGAACACTGCGACCTGGCCGCGGCCAAGGTGTTCGAGGGCATGGGCATCTATGCGCCGACCCTGGGCATCATCGGCGCGGTGCTGGGCCTGATCGCGGTGATGAAGAACCTCGCCGACCCGAGCAAGCTCGGCCACGGCATCGCCGCCGCGTTCACCGCCACCATCTACGGCATCGCCTCGGCCAACCTGCTGTTCCTGCCGATGGCCAGCAAGCTCAAGAGCGTGATCAAGCACAGCAGCGGCGAGCGCGAAATGATCATCGAAGGGCTCATCGCCATCGCCCAGGGCGAGAACCCGCGCAACATCGAATCGAAGCTGGCAGGCTTCTTGCATTGA
- the motD gene encoding flagellar motor protein MotD: MARKRPHEDHVNHEAWAIPYADLMTLLLAFFVVMYALSTVNEAKYRVMADAMSTAFGGAPRTMAPVQVGEHLMQGQGGARPTPIKSSPALSLPDPNRLPSASPLRAPGALRDEDQLRRAQRQLDGIADRLGAALAPLIQKKLITVRHAGLWIEVEINSDILFGSGSASLDQSARATLAQLAQVLVPVPNGVRVEGYTDDTPIATMQFPSNWELSAARAASVVHLFADQGLQPSRLSMIGYGEFRPRADNGTQAGRNANRRVVLVILADAGGAVADGAAAGTPSAQDRLTNAGTTPAPPTHPAAAAAGTAGASRALPAAIEGVN; this comes from the coding sequence ATGGCCCGCAAGCGTCCCCACGAAGATCACGTCAACCACGAGGCATGGGCCATCCCCTATGCCGACCTGATGACGTTGCTGCTCGCCTTCTTCGTGGTGATGTACGCGCTGTCCACGGTCAACGAGGCCAAGTACCGGGTCATGGCCGATGCGATGAGCACCGCCTTCGGCGGCGCGCCGCGGACGATGGCGCCGGTGCAGGTCGGCGAGCACCTGATGCAGGGCCAGGGCGGCGCGCGCCCGACCCCGATCAAGTCCAGCCCGGCCTTGTCCCTGCCCGACCCGAACCGGCTGCCGTCGGCCTCGCCGCTGCGTGCGCCCGGCGCGCTGCGCGACGAGGACCAGCTGCGGCGCGCGCAGCGCCAGCTCGACGGCATCGCCGACCGGCTCGGCGCCGCGCTGGCGCCGCTGATCCAGAAGAAGCTGATCACCGTGCGCCATGCCGGGCTGTGGATCGAAGTGGAGATCAACAGCGACATCCTGTTCGGCTCCGGCTCCGCGTCGCTGGACCAGAGCGCCCGCGCCACCCTGGCGCAGCTGGCGCAGGTGCTGGTGCCGGTGCCCAACGGCGTGCGCGTGGAGGGCTATACCGACGACACCCCGATCGCCACCATGCAGTTCCCGTCCAACTGGGAGCTGTCGGCGGCGCGCGCGGCCAGCGTGGTGCACCTGTTCGCCGACCAGGGCCTGCAGCCCTCGCGGCTGTCGATGATCGGCTACGGCGAGTTCCGCCCGCGCGCCGACAACGGCACCCAGGCCGGCCGCAACGCCAACCGCCGCGTGGTGCTGGTGATCCTGGCCGATGCCGGCGGCGCCGTTGCCGATGGCGCCGCGGCCGGCACGCCCTCGGCGCAAGACCGCTTGACCAATGCCGGCACGACGCCGGCGCCCCCGACACATCCCGCTGCGGCGGCTGCCGGCACCGCCGGCGCCTCCCGCGCGCTACCTGCCGCCATTGAAGGAGTGAACTGA
- a CDS encoding ParA family protein, giving the protein MRIWAIANQKGGVGKTTTTLALGRGLAMLGHRVLMLDLDPHASLTRAFDVPQDPPPSGVLDLFATPPSDLAALARDSAIERLSYVCGQTALATLERRSANQPGLGLALQQAMARHAGQHDYILLDCPPTLGLLMINALAAADRVIIPTQAEPLALHGLASMVRTVDMVERSRRRPLPASILPTLFDKRTRAGNDTLRQMQDSYGERVWEDAIPVDTKICNVKALTVAGVPGDYPGRGLAAYRRALEWLIASDATPMEQAA; this is encoded by the coding sequence ATGCGCATCTGGGCGATTGCCAACCAGAAGGGCGGCGTGGGCAAGACCACGACCACGCTGGCGCTGGGCCGCGGCCTGGCCATGCTCGGCCACCGCGTGCTGATGCTGGATCTCGATCCGCATGCCTCGCTGACCCGCGCCTTCGACGTGCCGCAGGACCCGCCGCCGAGCGGGGTGCTCGACCTGTTCGCCACGCCGCCGAGCGACTTGGCCGCGCTGGCCCGCGACAGCGCCATCGAGCGCCTGAGCTACGTCTGCGGGCAGACCGCGCTGGCCACGCTGGAACGGCGCAGCGCCAACCAGCCCGGGCTGGGCCTGGCGCTGCAGCAGGCCATGGCGCGCCATGCCGGCCAGCACGACTACATCCTGCTCGACTGCCCGCCGACCCTGGGCCTGCTGATGATCAACGCGCTGGCCGCGGCCGACCGGGTGATCATCCCGACCCAGGCCGAGCCGCTGGCGCTGCACGGCCTGGCCAGCATGGTCCGCACCGTGGACATGGTCGAGCGTTCGCGCCGCCGCCCCCTGCCCGCCTCGATCCTGCCGACCCTGTTCGACAAGCGCACCCGCGCCGGCAACGACACCCTGCGGCAGATGCAGGACAGCTACGGCGAGCGGGTCTGGGAAGACGCGATCCCGGTCGACACCAAGATCTGCAACGTCAAGGCCTTGACCGTGGCCGGCGTCCCCGGCGACTACCCCGGCCGCGGCCTGGCCGCCTACCGCCGCGCGCTGGAATGGCTGATCGCCAGCGACGCCACGCCGATGGAGCAGGCCGCATGA
- a CDS encoding chemotaxis protein CheW: MNTPGVIDDYLEGLLHDVIAEEQHAERQAALAAASAAAAPEPARAAAAPAPAGPTPEQIAAAVLAEADSDPALAGIMSQQALAPTPAGPTPEEIAAAVLAEADSDPALAGIMSQQALAPAPAGPTPEQIAAAVLAEADSDPALAGIMSQQALAPAPTGPTPEEIAAAVLAEADSDPALAGIMSQQALAPAPAGPTPEQIAAAVLAEADSDPALAGIMSQQAPSAAERQADLEVVAAMEMQRAAAPPRDLAAEDDAAAARAIKRPPMAVPPERRAEAERAQAAGSRLPPNLQSFMAPSAAHEASPHQRRAPDRSTRWLRLRCGEQAYALELLKVQEVVLPVPLLALRGTPPAMLGIMNLRGQVVPVIDLGIHLGAAPIEMDMLTRVVVLEENGETLGLRVSAVEDVASLTDQQIEPPDNARICRISNHLFRGVARLSQQPMILLDAEQLLH; this comes from the coding sequence ATGAACACCCCCGGGGTCATCGACGACTATCTGGAAGGCCTGCTGCACGACGTGATCGCCGAGGAGCAGCACGCCGAACGGCAGGCCGCGCTCGCCGCGGCCAGCGCTGCAGCGGCGCCGGAACCCGCGCGTGCCGCCGCGGCGCCCGCGCCGGCCGGCCCGACCCCGGAACAGATCGCCGCCGCCGTGCTCGCCGAGGCCGACTCCGATCCGGCCCTGGCCGGCATCATGTCGCAGCAGGCGCTGGCGCCCACGCCGGCCGGCCCGACTCCGGAAGAAATCGCCGCCGCGGTGCTGGCCGAAGCCGATTCCGATCCGGCCCTGGCCGGCATCATGTCGCAGCAGGCGCTGGCGCCCGCCCCGGCCGGCCCGACCCCGGAACAGATCGCCGCCGCGGTGCTGGCCGAAGCCGACTCCGATCCGGCCCTGGCCGGCATCATGTCGCAGCAGGCACTGGCGCCCGCGCCAACCGGCCCGACCCCGGAAGAGATCGCCGCCGCCGTGCTCGCCGAGGCCGATTCCGATCCGGCCCTGGCCGGCATCATGTCGCAGCAGGCGCTGGCGCCCGCACCGGCCGGCCCGACCCCGGAACAGATCGCCGCCGCGGTGCTGGCCGAGGCCGACTCCGATCCGGCCCTGGCCGGCATCATGTCGCAGCAGGCGCCGTCCGCCGCCGAGCGCCAGGCCGACCTGGAAGTGGTCGCGGCGATGGAGATGCAACGCGCCGCCGCGCCGCCGCGCGACCTGGCCGCCGAAGACGATGCCGCCGCCGCACGCGCGATCAAGCGCCCGCCGATGGCGGTACCGCCGGAACGCCGCGCCGAGGCCGAGCGCGCACAGGCCGCCGGTTCGCGGCTGCCGCCCAATCTGCAGTCGTTCATGGCCCCGAGCGCGGCCCACGAAGCCTCCCCGCACCAGCGCCGCGCGCCGGACCGCAGCACCCGCTGGCTGCGCCTGCGCTGCGGCGAACAGGCCTACGCGCTGGAGCTGCTGAAGGTGCAGGAAGTGGTGCTGCCGGTGCCGCTGCTGGCGCTGCGCGGCACCCCGCCGGCGATGCTGGGGATCATGAACCTGCGTGGCCAGGTGGTGCCGGTGATCGACCTGGGCATCCACCTGGGCGCCGCGCCGATCGAGATGGACATGCTGACCCGGGTGGTGGTGCTGGAAGAGAACGGCGAGACCCTGGGCCTGCGCGTGTCCGCGGTCGAAGACGTGGCCAGCCTCACCGACCAGCAGATCGAGCCGCCGGACAATGCCCGCATCTGCCGCATCTCCAACCATCTGTTCCGCGGCGTGGCGCGCCTGTCCCAGCAACCGATGATCCTGCTCGACGCCGAGCAGTTGCTGCACTAG
- a CDS encoding STAS domain-containing protein encodes MSTVTLGEDLGIETSADLKQRLTPFLASDDELRLDAGEVRRIHTASVQVLCAFVDARRQDGKRTVFEACNDTFRDAARLLGVSESLGLPATPDNLKSVENAA; translated from the coding sequence ATGAGCACAGTCACCCTTGGCGAGGATCTCGGCATCGAGACCAGCGCCGACCTGAAACAACGGCTGACCCCGTTCCTGGCGTCGGACGACGAGTTGCGGCTGGACGCCGGCGAGGTCCGCCGCATCCATACCGCATCCGTGCAGGTGCTGTGCGCATTCGTCGATGCACGTCGGCAGGACGGCAAACGCACCGTGTTCGAGGCCTGCAACGACACGTTCCGCGATGCGGCACGCCTGCTAGGGGTCAGCGAATCGCTGGGCCTTCCTGCAACCCCTGACAACCTGAAATCTGTGGAGAACGCCGCATGA
- a CDS encoding response regulator — MSARILVVDDSASMRQMVSFALTSAGFAVEEAEDGQVALGRAQGQRFNAVVTDVNMPNMDGISLIRALRQLPDYKFTPMLMLTTESAADKKSEGKAAGATGWLVKPFNPEQLIATVQKVLG; from the coding sequence ATGAGCGCACGTATCTTGGTGGTGGACGATTCGGCGTCGATGCGCCAGATGGTCTCCTTTGCCCTGACCTCGGCCGGTTTCGCGGTCGAGGAAGCCGAAGACGGCCAGGTCGCCCTCGGCCGCGCCCAGGGCCAGCGCTTCAACGCGGTGGTCACCGACGTCAACATGCCGAACATGGACGGCATCTCGCTGATCCGCGCGCTGCGCCAGCTGCCCGACTACAAGTTCACGCCGATGCTGATGCTGACCACCGAGTCGGCGGCGGACAAGAAGTCCGAAGGCAAGGCCGCCGGCGCCACCGGCTGGCTGGTCAAGCCGTTCAACCCGGAACAGCTGATCGCCACCGTCCAGAAAGTCCTGGGCTGA
- a CDS encoding chemotaxis protein CheA — protein MSMDLQRFHATFFEESREGLDAMEAGLLSLEEGNRDPETINSVFRAAHSIKGGAATFGFEAMAGLTHVLETLLDELRSGKRDVEAHAIDAILGSVDVLRALLREAEHGTPADPVAVKAVHDRLQQALNGNAAVASAATPAANQPAEPEAWQIGFTPAPSLFMSGNDPLRIIRELEHLGPLQVACRTARLPGFNDLDPLEAYLAWDLGLVGKIPRSAIEDTFAWVIDDCELDIRAVPPPSLASAPAPVLAQAPASATAAPAAAVAANAPAGNAAAAHEAESSIRVSVDKVDALINLVGELVITQAMLKQVSGDLDPAHAERLFAGLDLLERNTRDLQEAVIGVRMLPVDAVFRRFPRLVRDLSTRLGKQVRLRTIGEGTELDKGLIEKIADPLVHLVRNSIDHGLEMPDARRAAGKDETGTITLAASHQGGHIVIEVSDDGAGLNRDRILAKAAERGLAVPDNPSDAQVWDLIFAPGFSTADAVTDLSGRGVGMDVVRRNIQGLGGEVQLESNAGRGTRVLIRLPLTLAILDGMTVSVAGETLILPLAYVIEALQPQPDDIRSMAGEGRVLRVRGEYLPILSLSDCYGYGRTEQAEPLVVVVEADGQKLALEVDELVGQQQVVVKNIENNYRRIGGISGATILGDGRVALIVDIGGLVRSLRVPQAA, from the coding sequence ATGAGCATGGACCTGCAACGTTTCCACGCCACCTTCTTCGAGGAAAGCCGCGAAGGGCTGGACGCGATGGAAGCCGGATTGCTGTCGCTGGAAGAAGGCAACCGCGACCCCGAGACGATCAACTCGGTGTTCCGCGCCGCGCACTCGATCAAGGGCGGCGCCGCCACCTTCGGCTTCGAGGCGATGGCCGGCCTGACCCACGTGCTGGAGACGCTGCTCGACGAACTGCGCTCGGGCAAGCGCGACGTGGAAGCGCACGCGATCGACGCGATCCTGGGTTCGGTGGACGTGCTGCGCGCACTGCTGCGCGAAGCCGAGCACGGCACCCCGGCCGACCCGGTCGCGGTCAAGGCCGTGCACGACCGCCTGCAGCAGGCGCTCAACGGCAACGCCGCCGTCGCGTCCGCCGCGACCCCGGCGGCCAACCAGCCGGCCGAACCGGAAGCCTGGCAGATCGGCTTCACCCCGGCGCCGTCGCTGTTCATGAGCGGAAACGACCCGCTGCGCATCATCCGCGAGCTCGAACACCTCGGCCCGCTGCAGGTCGCCTGCCGCACCGCGCGCCTGCCCGGCTTCAACGACCTCGACCCGCTCGAGGCCTATCTGGCGTGGGACCTGGGCCTGGTCGGCAAGATCCCGCGCAGCGCCATCGAAGACACCTTCGCCTGGGTGATCGACGATTGCGAACTGGACATCCGCGCGGTGCCGCCGCCGAGCCTGGCCAGCGCGCCGGCACCGGTGCTGGCGCAGGCCCCGGCCAGCGCCACCGCCGCGCCGGCCGCCGCCGTGGCCGCCAATGCGCCGGCCGGCAACGCCGCCGCCGCGCACGAAGCGGAAAGCTCGATCCGGGTCAGCGTCGACAAGGTCGATGCGCTGATCAACCTGGTCGGCGAACTGGTCATCACCCAGGCCATGCTCAAGCAGGTCTCCGGCGACCTCGACCCGGCCCACGCCGAACGCCTGTTCGCCGGCCTGGACCTGCTCGAACGCAATACCCGCGACCTGCAGGAAGCGGTGATCGGCGTGCGCATGCTGCCGGTGGACGCGGTGTTCCGCCGCTTCCCGCGCCTGGTCCGCGACCTCTCCACCCGCCTCGGCAAGCAGGTGCGGCTGCGCACCATCGGCGAAGGCACCGAGCTGGACAAGGGCCTGATCGAGAAGATCGCCGATCCTCTGGTGCACCTGGTGCGCAATTCGATCGACCACGGCCTGGAAATGCCGGACGCGCGCCGCGCCGCCGGCAAGGACGAGACCGGCACCATCACCCTGGCCGCCTCGCACCAGGGCGGGCACATCGTCATCGAAGTCAGCGACGACGGCGCCGGCCTCAACCGCGACCGCATCCTGGCCAAGGCCGCCGAACGCGGCCTGGCGGTCCCGGACAACCCGAGCGATGCGCAGGTGTGGGACCTGATCTTCGCGCCCGGCTTCTCCACCGCCGATGCGGTCACCGACCTGTCCGGCCGCGGCGTGGGCATGGACGTGGTCCGCCGCAACATCCAGGGCCTGGGCGGCGAAGTGCAGCTGGAAAGCAATGCCGGCCGCGGCACCCGCGTGCTGATCCGGCTGCCGCTGACCCTGGCGATCCTGGACGGCATGACCGTGTCGGTCGCCGGCGAGACGCTGATCCTGCCGCTGGCCTACGTGATCGAGGCGCTGCAGCCGCAGCCCGACGACATCCGCAGCATGGCCGGCGAAGGCCGGGTGCTGCGGGTCCGCGGCGAATACCTGCCGATCCTCTCGCTCAGCGATTGCTACGGCTACGGCCGCACCGAGCAGGCCGAGCCGCTGGTGGTGGTGGTCGAGGCCGACGGCCAGAAGCTGGCGCTGGAAGTGGACGAACTGGTCGGCCAGCAGCAGGTGGTGGTCAAGAACATCGAGAACAACTACCGGCGCATCGGCGGCATCTCCGGCGCCACCATCCTCGGCGACGGCCGCGTCGCCCTGATCGTGGACATCGGCGGACTGGTGCGCTCGCTGCGGGTCCCGCAAGCGGCCTGA
- a CDS encoding methyl-accepting chemotaxis protein, translated as MNAILERYNVGRRLGAAFGILILLSGLLVAIGLASMANAHRQLDSIVNDNMEKIRLSNEMLDANTNVAIGLRDITIVQGDAANQRVLNFVNTNRDRYKTAHDALVALPSSAAERQAIDLINTRRAVSVALNNQVLQFGEKDQNAQAQALLLGAASVAMDQQQAAIRANAELQQHLSKQAYAAALSSMTQSRLKLIIGGVSALLISSLLAWLITRSLTRPLNRATRAAEAIADGRLDNDVRTDARDEPGRLLNAMDKMQTQLRRFSSETALMIELHADKDISHRMPLDFPGVYGELSKGINTMMFEHLDAIVDAIEVLNEYANGDLRRDARRLPGSRAVLHESMDAAKASLLAINTEIKRLAAAAAAGDFSVRGDDQRFQYDFQLMVQGLNAMMEVSDRNLGKLSALLQSIAAGDLSARMHGEFHGVFARMRDDANATADQLTGIVGGIQTAAVSINAAASEIAAGNDDLSRRTEQQAASLEETAASMEELTSTVKQNAEHARQANQLAVGAASVASQGGNVVSQVVSTMSGIETSSKKIADIISVIDGIAFQTNILALNAAVEAARAGDQGRGFAVVASEVRTLAQRSAGAAKEIKHLIDDSVTRVAEGSTLVRQAGQTMSEIVSSVQRVTDIMGEISAASQEQYAGIEQVNQTVTQMDQATQQNAALVEEATAAARSMEDQAGQLTAAVAVFKLEASNAGAAKRPALRSLPAQPAQLRQA; from the coding sequence ATGAACGCAATCCTCGAACGCTACAACGTCGGGCGCCGTCTTGGCGCCGCATTCGGCATCCTGATCCTGCTGTCCGGGCTGTTGGTGGCCATCGGACTGGCGAGCATGGCCAACGCGCACCGGCAACTGGACTCCATCGTCAACGACAACATGGAAAAGATCCGGCTGTCGAACGAAATGCTCGACGCCAACACCAATGTCGCGATCGGGCTGCGCGACATCACGATCGTGCAAGGCGACGCGGCCAACCAACGCGTGCTGAATTTCGTCAACACCAACCGCGACCGCTACAAGACGGCCCACGATGCGCTCGTGGCCCTGCCGAGCAGCGCCGCCGAGCGGCAGGCGATCGACTTGATCAATACGCGGCGCGCGGTCTCGGTCGCGCTCAACAACCAGGTCCTGCAATTCGGCGAGAAGGACCAGAATGCGCAGGCGCAGGCCTTGCTGCTGGGCGCGGCGTCGGTGGCCATGGACCAGCAGCAGGCCGCGATCCGCGCCAATGCCGAGCTGCAGCAGCATCTGAGCAAGCAGGCGTATGCGGCGGCGCTGTCCTCGATGACCCAGAGCCGGCTCAAGCTGATCATCGGTGGCGTGTCGGCGCTGCTGATCAGCAGCCTGCTGGCCTGGCTGATCACCCGCAGCCTGACCCGGCCGCTGAACCGCGCCACCCGCGCCGCCGAGGCCATCGCCGACGGGCGCCTGGACAACGACGTGCGTACCGATGCGCGCGACGAACCCGGCCGCCTGCTCAACGCGATGGACAAGATGCAGACCCAGTTGCGGCGCTTCTCCAGCGAGACCGCGCTGATGATCGAGCTGCACGCCGACAAGGACATCAGCCACCGCATGCCGCTGGATTTCCCCGGCGTCTACGGCGAGCTGAGCAAGGGCATCAACACCATGATGTTCGAGCACCTGGACGCGATCGTCGATGCCATCGAGGTGCTCAACGAGTACGCCAACGGCGACCTGCGCCGCGACGCGCGGCGCCTGCCGGGCAGCCGCGCGGTGCTGCACGAATCGATGGATGCGGCCAAGGCCAGCCTGCTGGCGATCAATACCGAGATCAAGCGCCTGGCCGCGGCGGCCGCGGCCGGCGACTTCAGCGTCCGCGGCGACGACCAGCGCTTCCAGTACGATTTCCAACTGATGGTGCAGGGCCTCAACGCGATGATGGAGGTCAGCGACCGCAACCTCGGCAAGCTCTCGGCGCTGTTGCAGTCCATCGCCGCCGGCGACCTGAGCGCGCGCATGCACGGCGAGTTCCACGGCGTGTTCGCCAGGATGCGCGACGACGCCAACGCCACCGCCGATCAGCTGACCGGCATCGTCGGCGGCATCCAGACGGCCGCGGTCAGCATCAATGCCGCCGCCAGCGAGATCGCCGCCGGCAACGACGACCTGTCGCGCCGCACCGAGCAGCAGGCCGCCAGCCTGGAGGAAACCGCCGCGTCGATGGAAGAATTGACCTCCACGGTCAAGCAGAACGCCGAGCATGCGCGCCAGGCCAACCAGTTGGCGGTCGGCGCCGCCTCGGTCGCCTCGCAGGGCGGCAACGTCGTGAGCCAGGTGGTGAGCACGATGAGCGGCATCGAGACCTCGTCGAAGAAGATCGCCGACATCATCAGCGTCATCGATGGCATCGCCTTCCAGACCAATATCCTGGCGCTCAACGCCGCGGTGGAGGCGGCGCGCGCCGGCGACCAGGGCCGCGGCTTCGCCGTGGTCGCCAGCGAGGTGCGCACCCTCGCCCAGCGCTCGGCCGGCGCGGCCAAGGAGATCAAGCACCTGATCGACGATTCGGTGACCCGCGTCGCCGAGGGTTCGACGCTGGTGCGCCAGGCCGGCCAGACCATGAGCGAGATCGTGTCCTCGGTGCAGCGCGTGACCGACATCATGGGCGAGATCTCCGCCGCCTCGCAGGAGCAGTACGCCGGCATCGAGCAGGTCAATCAGACCGTCACCCAGATGGACCAGGCCACCCAGCAGAACGCCGCCTTGGTCGAGGAGGCCACCGCGGCGGCGCGCTCGATGGAGGACCAGGCCGGCCAGCTCACCGCGGCAGTGGCGGTGTTCAAGCTGGAAGCGAGCAACGCCGGTGCGGCGAAGCGGCCGGCGTTGCGCAGCCTGCCGGCACAGCCGGCGCAGTTGCGCCAGGCCTAG
- a CDS encoding methyl-accepting chemotaxis protein, producing the protein MKTKNLPLSAQLALGFGAVVLVLLIVGAISLRSQFQFNDAVAINEHTFKVLATGELMQANALNVQTSARGYLLSSNKDYLQPFALGQEGFDKSFAEAKRLTADNPRQQARLAQLQTAYQQLLQIEQQIIALRERPDSQQQVLSAFAEGRDRKTMGEIRSLLGAFADEESGLLVKRSQQLQTVRTQGKWSVLLGSLVAILVAVGMGVLIRRQLLKRLGLAIGVADAIASGRLDNAIDTQSRDETGRLLASMNTMQTQLRAVLAAQTEMAQRHDAGQISYRMDESAFPGDYGRMVRDSNALVAAHIAVKMRLAQIMGRYAVGDLSEDMERLPGEKAVLNEIMDTVKRNLGAMNREIGQLAAAAAAGDFSVRGDAERFQYDFRAMVDNLNQLMATADGNLQSLSALLQSIAAGDLTARMRGEFQGVFATMRDDANATAEQLAAIVGRIQTAAVSINAAASEIAAGNDDLSRRTEQQAASLEETAASMEELTSTVKQNAEHARQANQLAVGAAAVASQGGEVVGQVVTTMSGIEASSKKIADIISVIDGIAFQTNILALNAAVEAARAGEQGRGFAVVASEVRTLAQRSAGAAKEIKGLIDDSVSRVAEGSALVDRAGRTMQEIVSSVQRVTDIMGEISAASQEQSAGIEQVNQTVTQMDETTQQNAALVEEATAAARSMEDQAGQLTETVAVFRIEAEPASAAPAVRPVLRSVPAVPAQVRQAPAPRRLAVAGTATEWQEF; encoded by the coding sequence ATGAAGACCAAGAATCTACCCCTGTCGGCTCAACTCGCCCTCGGCTTCGGTGCCGTCGTCCTGGTGCTGCTGATCGTCGGTGCGATCAGCCTGCGCAGCCAGTTCCAGTTCAACGATGCCGTCGCCATCAACGAACATACCTTCAAGGTGCTGGCCACCGGCGAACTGATGCAGGCCAATGCCCTGAATGTGCAGACCAGCGCCCGTGGCTATCTGCTGTCCAGCAACAAGGATTATCTGCAGCCGTTCGCCCTCGGCCAGGAAGGTTTCGACAAGAGCTTTGCCGAGGCCAAGCGCCTGACCGCGGACAACCCGCGGCAACAGGCGCGCCTGGCGCAGCTGCAGACCGCGTACCAGCAACTGCTGCAGATCGAGCAGCAGATCATCGCCCTGCGCGAACGTCCCGACAGCCAGCAGCAGGTGCTGTCCGCGTTCGCCGAAGGCCGCGACCGCAAGACGATGGGGGAGATCCGCTCGCTGCTGGGCGCGTTCGCCGATGAGGAAAGCGGCTTGCTGGTCAAGCGCAGCCAACAGTTGCAGACGGTGCGTACCCAGGGCAAGTGGTCGGTGCTGCTCGGCAGCCTGGTCGCGATCCTGGTCGCGGTGGGCATGGGCGTGTTGATCCGGCGGCAGTTGCTCAAGCGCCTGGGCCTGGCGATCGGCGTCGCCGATGCCATCGCCTCGGGCAGGCTGGACAACGCCATCGACACCCAGTCGCGCGACGAGACCGGGCGCTTGCTGGCCAGCATGAACACCATGCAGACCCAGCTGCGCGCGGTGCTGGCGGCGCAGACGGAAATGGCGCAGCGCCACGACGCCGGCCAGATCAGCTACCGCATGGACGAGAGCGCCTTCCCCGGCGACTATGGGCGCATGGTCCGCGACAGCAATGCGCTGGTCGCCGCGCATATCGCGGTGAAGATGCGCCTGGCGCAGATCATGGGCCGCTACGCGGTCGGCGACCTCAGCGAGGACATGGAGCGCCTGCCCGGCGAGAAGGCGGTGCTGAACGAGATCATGGATACGGTCAAGCGGAACCTGGGCGCGATGAACCGCGAGATCGGCCAGCTCGCCGCCGCCGCCGCGGCAGGCGACTTCAGCGTGCGCGGCGACGCCGAGCGCTTCCAGTACGACTTCCGCGCCATGGTCGACAATCTCAACCAGCTGATGGCCACCGCCGACGGCAACCTGCAATCCCTGTCCGCGCTGCTGCAGTCCATCGCCGCCGGCGACCTGACCGCGCGCATGCGCGGCGAGTTCCAGGGCGTGTTCGCCACCATGCGCGACGACGCCAACGCCACCGCCGAGCAATTGGCTGCGATCGTCGGCCGCATCCAGACCGCCGCGGTCAGCATCAATGCCGCCGCCAGCGAAATCGCCGCCGGCAACGACGACCTGTCGCGGCGCACCGAGCAGCAGGCCGCCAGCCTGGAAGAGACGGCTGCATCGATGGAAGAGCTGACCTCCACCGTGAAGCAGAACGCCGAACATGCGCGCCAGGCCAACCAGCTCGCGGTCGGTGCGGCTGCGGTCGCCTCGCAAGGCGGCGAGGTGGTCGGCCAGGTCGTCACCACGATGAGCGGGATCGAGGCCTCGTCGAAGAAGATCGCCGACATCATCAGCGTCATCGACGGCATCGCCTTCCAGACCAACATCCTGGCGCTCAACGCCGCGGTGGAAGCGGCACGTGCCGGCGAACAGGGTCGCGGCTTCGCCGTGGTCGCCTCGGAAGTGCGCACCCTCGCCCAGCGCTCGGCCGGCGCGGCCAAGGAGATCAAGGGCCTGATCGACGACTCGGTGAGCCGCGTCGCCGAAGGCTCGGCCCTGGTCGATCGCGCCGGCCGCACCATGCAGGAGATCGTGTCCTCGGTGCAGCGCGTGACCGACATCATGGGCGAGATCTCCGCCGCCTCGCAGGAGCAATCGGCCGGCATCGAGCAGGTCAACCAGACCGTGACCCAGATGGACGAGACCACCCAGCAGAATGCGGCCCTGGTGGAAGAAGCCACCGCCGCGGCGCGCTCGATGGAGGACCAGGCCGGCCAGCTCACCGAAACCGTCGCGGTGTTCAGGATCGAGGCCGAGCCGGCCAGCGCCGCGCCTGCGGTCCGGCCGGTACTGCGCAGCGTGCCGGCGGTCCCCGCACAGGTGCGCCAGGCACCCGCGCCGCGGCGGCTGGCCGTCGCAGGGACCGCAACGGAGTGGCAGGAATTCTGA